A part of Cannabis sativa cultivar Pink pepper isolate KNU-18-1 chromosome 6, ASM2916894v1, whole genome shotgun sequence genomic DNA contains:
- the LOC115694955 gene encoding uncharacterized protein LOC115694955 translates to MFDEYGIKMSYEKAWRCREKAVMYKRGTPAKSYTKLYGYFYMLEQKNPGTITDIVSEDDRFKYCFWSLDACRRGFKFFCPVISIDGTFLKTKYGGTLLVVVAYDANNLLFSVAYAIVDTCHCACFKHITKNVIHKFKTGVCNRQIWRVAYAWNKTECDRHFKVLKQMDPAIATYVEKIGFEKWARPYCPCDQYNIMTSNAAESFNRVTEEFRKYPFASRLEKASKCATPLATTFENDLEDKHKDGMFRSVLRNGAQLFNVGTSPQAVSQNVSVYALNSPYYTKETWKKIYDATINIVGKEDEWVLPEHIKNIRIGVPVEKKPVGRPRKRNAGRRPMKRRPSSGQVVVEPRNCSICHGPGHNRATCKARV, encoded by the exons ATGTTTGATGAATATGGCATCAAGATGAGTTATGAGAAAGCTTGGAGGTGCAGAGAGAAGGCAGTTATGTACAAGAGGGGAACTCCAGCAAAATCTTATACAAAGTTATATGGTTACTTTTAcatgctggaacagaagaatccaggtACTATTACTGACATTGTCAGCGAGGATGACCGATTCAAGTACTGTTTCTGGTCTCTCGATGCTTGTAGGAGGGGATTTAAGTTTTTTTGTCCTGTGATTAGTATTGACGGAACATTCTTGAAGACAAAGTATGGAGGAACATTGTTAGTTGTTGTTGCGTACGATGCAAACAACCTATTGTTTTCAGTAGCCTATGCAATTGTTGACA CATGCCACTGTGCATGCTTCAAGCATATTACTAAGAATGTCATTCACAAGTTTAAGACTGGTGTATGCAACCGGCAAATATGGCGTGTAGCTTACGCATGGAACAAGACGGAATGTGATAGACATTTTAAGGTGCTGAAACAGATGGACCCTGCCATTGCTACATACGTCGAGAAAATAGGGTTTGAAAAGTGGGCTCGTCCTTATTGTCCATGCGATCAGTACAACATAATGACAAGCAACGCTGCCGAAAGCTTCAACAGGGTGACAGAAGAATTCAGAAAATATCCA TTTGCTTCTCGTCTCGAAAAGGCTAGTAAGTGCGCTACTCCTTTGGCTACTACTTTTGAAAATGATTTAGAGGATAAACACAAAGATGGTATGTTCAGGAGTGTCCTTCGTAATGGTGCCCAATTATTTAACGTTGGTACGAGTCCTCAAG CAGTTAGTCAGAATGTGAGCGTGTACGCACTTAACTCTCCATATTACACAAAAGAAACGTGGAAGAAGATCTACGATGCCACAATTAATATTGTTGGCAAGGAGGATGAGTGGGTACTACCGGAACACATCAAGAACATAAGAATCGGGGTACCAGTGGAGAAAAAACCAGTAGGTCGGCCTAGGAAGAGAAATGCAGGTAGAAGACCGATGAAGCGTCGACCGTCTAGTGGTCAGGTGGTAGTGGAACCTCGTAATTGTTCGATATGTCACGGTCCAGGGCACAACAGAGCTACATGCAAAGCTCGAGTTTGA